In Armatimonadota bacterium, a single genomic region encodes these proteins:
- a CDS encoding glycosyltransferase produces the protein MRLCAAICVHTDNQFLAATLRSLSDVPKFVFVSSVDWQGESHDVSETKHIANTEGATVIEGDWPDETTHRRSAYQHLREAGWDYCLTIDSDEIIEPSLLEKLIAIAESGSADRVHVEWDTYWKTPEYVIRPREPFKPCVLINLSTASHVHIREFTGGTQLLLTAEHGIIHHFSYAGGDERIWKKITTWSHRDEIVPDWWNSVWKAFDRNPLLRNLHPTHPGAYQFAEHKQPPVEVAELLGLETKESTAIRSAGDIGVVIPTFNGQNQLNDCLKSLVRSEVRPREIIVVDNGSEPPIEVPMGVQLIRSETNLGFAKASNLGAAECTSKYVLFLNDDTVVASTALGRMTGVISESGDIAAVGPVSNNCGHFQRIDVTYTSLENLDMFAEQLQVLEPQVEETDMLVGFCLLVKREALDQVGPFDESFGIGMFEDNDLSYRIRRNGYRMLICRSAFVYHIGSQTFAAVDPTHAKTQRLLQQNQAQFLAKWGDDVSSGFASHLSGTAPGRIVFNQEKNPDKRLEAARRKAKAAKISLCMIVKNEERVLADCLRSATPFFHEVLVLDTGSEDRTKEIALSFGASVSDFSWCNDFSAARTTSMQSSTGDWIMWLDADDTLPLESGEVIQEAVLNATPDVLGFVVPVQFVEQDGVGTSVDHVKVFRNLPGLVWEGRIHEQILPSLRRTADELGLPHHSIVRLPARVLHTGYDTSAEGQARKRDRDDTLLKLDLADRPDHPFVLFNLGMTEHFHGNHELAVSWLTRCIQVSPVQESHVRKAYALMIGSLVRLGMTDEAKSALDEALLHFDADPELHFLYGQFLAAQGDDLGAIVQYDKAIGSDASGHFSSFDPSIQGYKALHNKALSLQRLGREQEAADAWKRAFEHSQKGEILEAIHNCGLRLNSISEVRLANLNAGVVPNRTAMTLAVNTLKAVGLDPCAYLTGLLAMDRSNGDALKMLAVALMEQGQADRAVPYLMQLDKDGQPEGAYFLGILAQDSGNAVVAKQWLERALALNPEHLPTQERLQQLGSAKLIK, from the coding sequence ATGCGACTTTGCGCCGCTATCTGTGTCCACACTGACAACCAATTCCTGGCAGCTACGCTGAGGTCGCTGAGCGATGTGCCTAAGTTTGTTTTTGTCAGTTCGGTGGACTGGCAAGGCGAGTCTCATGATGTTAGCGAGACGAAACACATCGCCAATACGGAAGGAGCCACAGTCATTGAGGGCGATTGGCCGGACGAAACTACTCACCGACGAAGTGCCTACCAGCACCTGCGCGAAGCAGGCTGGGACTACTGTCTGACCATTGACTCGGATGAAATCATTGAGCCAAGTTTGCTGGAAAAGCTGATCGCAATCGCTGAGTCGGGTTCGGCGGATAGGGTTCACGTAGAGTGGGACACATACTGGAAAACTCCTGAGTACGTCATCAGGCCAAGAGAACCCTTTAAGCCGTGTGTGTTAATCAACCTCAGTACGGCGTCGCATGTTCACATCAGAGAGTTCACTGGAGGAACGCAGCTCTTGCTCACTGCTGAACACGGCATAATCCACCACTTCAGCTACGCGGGAGGCGACGAGCGGATTTGGAAGAAAATCACGACCTGGAGCCACCGAGATGAGATTGTGCCGGATTGGTGGAACAGCGTCTGGAAGGCATTCGATCGGAATCCGCTACTTCGAAACTTGCACCCTACTCATCCGGGTGCGTACCAATTCGCCGAGCATAAGCAACCGCCGGTCGAAGTTGCGGAGCTACTTGGTCTGGAGACGAAAGAATCTACAGCAATCCGATCGGCGGGAGACATCGGAGTTGTCATTCCCACGTTCAATGGTCAAAACCAGCTCAATGACTGCTTGAAGTCTCTTGTCAGATCGGAAGTACGTCCGAGAGAGATAATCGTGGTGGACAACGGTAGTGAGCCACCCATCGAAGTACCAATGGGAGTTCAGTTAATCAGGTCTGAGACAAATCTCGGCTTTGCCAAGGCAAGCAATCTCGGAGCGGCAGAATGCACCTCTAAATACGTGCTCTTCCTGAACGACGATACGGTCGTCGCAAGCACGGCTCTTGGCCGAATGACGGGCGTGATCAGTGAATCGGGAGATATTGCAGCGGTTGGGCCGGTGAGCAACAACTGTGGGCACTTCCAGCGGATCGACGTCACTTACACTTCCCTTGAGAATCTAGACATGTTCGCTGAGCAACTCCAAGTCCTGGAGCCGCAGGTTGAGGAGACAGATATGCTCGTGGGGTTCTGCCTTCTCGTTAAGAGAGAAGCATTGGATCAGGTCGGACCATTCGATGAGTCGTTTGGGATCGGGATGTTTGAGGACAACGACTTGTCGTACCGAATACGAAGAAATGGATATCGGATGCTCATTTGTAGGTCTGCGTTTGTCTACCACATCGGATCGCAGACGTTTGCCGCTGTCGATCCCACCCATGCCAAGACTCAGCGACTACTCCAACAGAACCAGGCTCAGTTTCTTGCCAAATGGGGCGATGATGTTTCGTCGGGTTTTGCGTCGCACCTAAGCGGAACCGCTCCTGGGCGCATCGTTTTTAATCAGGAGAAGAACCCCGACAAGCGGCTCGAAGCCGCCAGAAGAAAAGCGAAGGCTGCGAAGATATCTCTGTGTATGATCGTCAAGAACGAGGAGCGGGTCCTAGCCGATTGCCTCCGCTCGGCTACCCCGTTCTTTCACGAAGTGCTCGTCCTTGACACCGGCTCCGAGGACAGGACCAAAGAAATTGCATTGAGCTTCGGTGCTTCGGTCTCTGACTTCAGTTGGTGCAACGACTTCTCCGCCGCAAGAACCACCTCAATGCAAAGTTCCACCGGAGACTGGATCATGTGGCTTGATGCCGACGACACCTTGCCACTTGAATCAGGAGAAGTCATCCAAGAAGCTGTCCTGAACGCAACTCCAGATGTACTTGGCTTTGTCGTACCCGTCCAGTTTGTCGAGCAGGACGGCGTGGGCACCTCAGTAGATCACGTGAAGGTGTTTCGCAACTTGCCAGGACTCGTATGGGAAGGGCGGATTCACGAGCAGATACTTCCCAGCCTTAGGAGAACAGCCGACGAGCTTGGATTGCCACACCATAGTATCGTTAGGCTCCCGGCAAGAGTTCTTCACACTGGATACGACACCAGCGCCGAGGGACAGGCGAGGAAGCGGGATCGCGACGACACTTTGCTCAAACTTGACCTTGCAGACCGGCCTGATCATCCGTTCGTTCTGTTCAACCTGGGCATGACCGAGCACTTTCACGGCAATCACGAACTGGCAGTTTCGTGGTTGACCCGGTGCATCCAGGTCTCACCAGTCCAGGAGAGCCACGTCCGCAAGGCGTATGCACTGATGATCGGCTCTCTTGTTCGACTTGGAATGACTGACGAGGCAAAGAGCGCACTTGATGAGGCCCTGCTTCACTTTGATGCAGACCCTGAACTCCATTTCCTCTATGGACAGTTCTTAGCCGCGCAAGGAGATGATCTCGGAGCAATCGTTCAATACGACAAGGCAATTGGATCGGATGCATCCGGTCACTTTTCCAGTTTCGATCCTTCCATCCAAGGCTACAAGGCCCTTCATAACAAGGCTCTCTCGCTTCAGCGACTTGGCAGGGAACAAGAGGCAGCGGATGCGTGGAAACGGGCATTCGAGCACTCACAAAAGGGCGAAATCCTCGAGGCGATTCACAACTGCGGACTTCGCCTGAACAGCATTAGCGAAGTAAGGCTCGCAAATCTCAATGCCGGAGTGGTTCCGAACCGCACGGCGATGACACTTGCCGTAAACACTCTCAAAGCCGTCGGCCTAGACCCGTGCGCTTATCTGACTGGCCTTCTCGCGATGGATAGAAGCAACGGCGATGCGCTCAAGATGCTCGCGGTAGCTCTGATGGAACAAGGACAAGCCGACAGGGCCGTACCATATCTCATGCAACTCGATAAGGACGGGCAACCAGAAGGAGCGTACTTCTTAGGGATTTTGGCTCAAGATAGCGGCAACGCGGTCGTCGCCAAGCAGTGGCTCGAACGTGCACTTGCGCTGAATCCAGAGCATCTGCCTACCCAAGAAAGGCTCCAACAGCTTGGATCGGCGAAGTTGATTAAGTGA
- a CDS encoding zincin-like metallopeptidase domain-containing protein, with protein sequence MAQNLYELVTSKIIAALDHGVVPWKKPWHVQSQIPVSLTANKPYRGVNSLLLGLAPYEDHRWLTFKQIGTLGGQVKRGEKSTQVVFWKFPEPSSDDEESKKARAPLLRYYSVFNVEQTEGLNVPALLDRKPVEERERIVKADLLVKSMPNPPRIEETGTAAWYKPSQDLVQVPKIENFSSSDQFYLTLLHELGHATGHKSRLNRKGVTDQVHFGSGEYSKEELVAELTAAFCAAEVSLDNSLIGDSASYIASWLKVLRNDPKAIVFAAAQAQKAADYIKGAQYGASNPSQALTPS encoded by the coding sequence TTGGCGCAAAACCTCTATGAACTCGTCACTTCGAAGATCATTGCCGCGCTTGACCATGGAGTAGTTCCTTGGAAAAAGCCGTGGCATGTCCAAAGTCAAATTCCGGTTAGCCTCACCGCAAACAAACCCTACCGAGGCGTCAATTCACTCCTATTAGGACTTGCGCCGTACGAGGATCACCGCTGGCTTACTTTCAAACAGATCGGAACGCTTGGGGGCCAGGTGAAGCGCGGAGAGAAATCAACTCAGGTTGTCTTTTGGAAGTTTCCAGAACCTTCATCTGATGATGAGGAATCCAAGAAGGCGCGAGCGCCGCTATTGCGGTACTACTCGGTCTTCAACGTTGAACAGACCGAGGGACTCAATGTTCCAGCGTTACTAGACCGAAAGCCGGTGGAAGAGCGAGAGCGGATTGTGAAGGCAGACTTACTCGTGAAGTCCATGCCGAATCCTCCTCGCATAGAAGAGACCGGAACAGCCGCTTGGTACAAGCCATCTCAAGACCTTGTCCAAGTGCCGAAGATCGAAAACTTCAGCAGCTCAGATCAGTTCTATCTCACGCTCCTTCATGAACTTGGGCATGCTACTGGTCACAAATCCAGGCTAAACCGCAAGGGAGTGACCGATCAAGTGCACTTTGGCTCAGGAGAGTATTCCAAAGAGGAGTTGGTGGCGGAGCTAACAGCCGCGTTCTGCGCCGCTGAAGTCTCGCTCGACAATTCGCTCATCGGAGATTCTGCAAGCTACATTGCATCCTGGCTCAAAGTTCTTAGGAACGACCCAAAGGCCATCGTCTTTGCCGCTGCCCAAGCTCAGAAGGCTGCTGACTACATTAAGGGAGCCCAATACGGTGCTTCCAATCCATCTCAAGCTCTCACACCTTCGTGA
- a CDS encoding helix-turn-helix transcriptional regulator gives MVKETPKQVFGPTINRISDVMAHLDRYAFNGVTRLAKDARVSASSVSRLINGKMNPSFRLVAKITTALEQQLGRRIDPRELVAEAGRFATRFVCDLVGCTGCLPERAIDEFGNVKDEFKGLPAGTWVTSRYPRGYESKKGAR, from the coding sequence ATGGTAAAAGAAACCCCTAAACAGGTCTTCGGACCGACCATCAACCGGATTTCCGACGTGATGGCTCATCTAGATCGGTACGCCTTTAACGGCGTCACTAGACTCGCAAAGGACGCCCGGGTTAGCGCGTCCTCAGTCTCCCGGCTGATTAACGGGAAAATGAATCCATCCTTCCGGCTCGTCGCCAAGATAACCACTGCTCTTGAGCAGCAGCTTGGCAGGCGAATAGACCCCCGTGAGCTTGTAGCAGAAGCCGGTAGGTTCGCTACTCGGTTTGTCTGTGACTTGGTCGGTTGTACCGGATGCCTGCCAGAGCGGGCGATTGACGAGTTTGGAAACGTCAAAGATGAGTTCAAAGGTTTGCCTGCCGGAACCTGGGTTACCTCCCGGTATCCGAGGGGATACGAATCGAAGAAAGGAGCGAGATGA
- a CDS encoding Hint domain-containing protein produces MSVDSKIRLSDGTEVKASELKKGEKLLGITADGNEREQEVVSVVLTESVSVNVTHAKGQFLCSETHAILTLDSDPRPAGTLQPGDSVLLLNIGESEVTEVTSVGSLPVISITCEPDHTFYANGVASHNTKVIWPVGEAYL; encoded by the coding sequence GTGAGTGTTGATTCAAAAATCCGCCTAAGTGATGGAACAGAAGTCAAAGCCAGTGAGCTGAAAAAGGGAGAGAAATTGCTCGGCATCACAGCCGATGGAAATGAGCGTGAGCAGGAGGTTGTAAGCGTCGTTCTAACCGAGTCCGTCAGTGTGAATGTAACCCATGCAAAAGGACAGTTCTTATGCTCGGAAACCCACGCAATACTAACTTTAGACAGCGATCCTCGTCCAGCAGGAACACTTCAACCGGGAGACAGCGTGTTGTTACTGAATATTGGTGAATCTGAAGTCACTGAAGTAACCAGCGTTGGATCGCTACCAGTAATAAGCATCACGTGTGAACCGGACCATACGTTTTATGCAAATGGCGTTGCATCACACAACACGAAAGTGATTTGGCCAGTAGGAGAAGCATATCTATGA
- a CDS encoding recombinase family protein produces the protein MRIALYARKSTEQEDRQIQSLDDQLRELGKLAERENLQIVETFVESRSAKTPGGRPEFERLVQGIEEERFEGVLCWSMDRLSRNPVDGGRIAYVLQTGKLSLIRTVERTYRPEDNALLLSIENGMATAYLQDLSRNVKRGIRGRVERGWCTSKAPIGYKNNPETREVDNDPARFDIVLGGWKMLLTGECSVSAVHRHFIAKRLTVPSRRGSVKLISRAGVHSLFKNPFYSGRLLVRGAVYQGKHSAMVSEEEFNRVREIVSRKSKPIKPIAGSFAFKDVFRCEQCGCACVGERRTKTYPRTGRTVEYVYYHCSGSKGCPKTAVRQDALEKPFQELAEALAIPRSFASWLEGATVEALERRAAGDLGPVADAESEIASERARLKALTEMRLNGELPMSEYLEYRSEIEKRIVLLEESRFSFTRSATRVHQRVKELLKCAADAGELAGGYGDPFALGAFARRCGSHFLNLGQPEIRLDPVLQKITTFEPLRNGSERPKGGDYVPSNSIWWSLVDDILNLARIADMQEFASFVQLKKESVLRKLATSLHRPHGALTKVSGGSLERKEFGL, from the coding sequence ATGCGTATCGCCCTTTACGCCCGAAAGTCCACGGAGCAAGAAGACAGGCAGATTCAAAGCCTTGACGACCAGCTTCGAGAACTAGGCAAACTCGCCGAGCGAGAGAATCTGCAGATCGTGGAGACATTCGTTGAGTCCAGGTCGGCCAAAACTCCAGGCGGACGCCCTGAATTTGAAAGGCTTGTGCAAGGAATCGAAGAGGAGCGATTTGAAGGAGTCCTTTGTTGGTCAATGGACAGACTTTCAAGGAATCCCGTTGATGGGGGCCGAATCGCGTACGTGCTACAAACGGGCAAGCTCTCGTTGATCCGAACTGTCGAGAGAACGTACCGACCAGAGGACAACGCACTTTTGTTATCTATCGAGAACGGAATGGCGACTGCTTACCTGCAAGACCTGAGTAGAAACGTTAAAAGAGGGATTCGAGGAAGAGTTGAGCGAGGCTGGTGCACGAGCAAGGCTCCAATTGGATACAAGAACAATCCCGAAACGAGAGAGGTTGACAACGATCCTGCCCGGTTCGACATCGTTCTCGGGGGTTGGAAGATGCTTCTGACGGGTGAGTGCTCTGTTTCAGCGGTGCATAGACACTTCATAGCGAAACGGCTAACGGTCCCATCGCGACGTGGCTCCGTAAAGCTGATCTCTCGCGCTGGGGTTCATTCTCTATTTAAGAATCCCTTTTACAGTGGACGTTTGCTTGTCCGAGGAGCCGTCTATCAAGGGAAACACTCCGCGATGGTTTCGGAAGAAGAGTTCAACCGGGTTCGTGAGATTGTTTCACGAAAGTCAAAGCCGATTAAACCGATTGCTGGCTCATTTGCCTTCAAGGACGTGTTTAGATGCGAGCAGTGTGGGTGTGCATGTGTCGGCGAGCGCAGAACCAAAACCTATCCCCGAACTGGCCGAACCGTTGAATATGTCTACTATCACTGCTCGGGTTCTAAAGGTTGCCCGAAGACTGCGGTGCGACAAGATGCCCTTGAGAAGCCATTCCAGGAGTTGGCTGAAGCTTTAGCAATCCCACGCTCATTTGCTTCCTGGTTAGAGGGTGCGACGGTAGAGGCTCTTGAAAGACGAGCGGCAGGTGACCTTGGCCCCGTCGCGGATGCCGAGTCCGAGATAGCGTCAGAAAGAGCAAGGCTGAAAGCACTTACGGAAATGCGACTCAACGGAGAACTGCCCATGAGCGAATACTTAGAGTACCGGTCAGAAATTGAGAAGAGAATTGTGCTGCTAGAGGAATCTAGGTTCAGCTTCACTAGGTCGGCCACGAGAGTTCATCAACGAGTGAAGGAACTTCTGAAGTGCGCCGCCGATGCTGGAGAACTCGCGGGCGGCTACGGTGATCCGTTCGCCCTCGGCGCGTTTGCAAGACGATGCGGATCCCATTTTCTCAATCTGGGCCAACCTGAGATTAGGCTTGATCCAGTTCTACAAAAAATCACCACCTTCGAACCACTCAGAAACGGCTCTGAGAGGCCAAAAGGTGGTGACTATGTGCCTTCAAATTCAATTTGGTGGAGCTTGGTGGACGATATTCTCAATCTGGCGAGAATTGCAGACATGCAAGAGTTTGCGTCTTTCGTGCAATTGAAGAAGGAGAGCGTGTTGCGTAAACTTGCCACTTCGCTGCACCGACCTCATGGTGCGTTGACTAAAGTGTCGGGAGGCTCGCTAGAGAGAAAAGAATTTGGGTTGTGA